The Oenanthe melanoleuca isolate GR-GAL-2019-014 chromosome 1, OMel1.0, whole genome shotgun sequence genome segment TCGCAACCACGTGGGCCCCATGATGAGATTCTTCGGGTGGATCTGGAAGCCACctgagagcaggagagcagagagggatgAAGGCGGGCACCGGAGGCTATTCCCAGGGCGGCCGGCCCACACCCTCCCCGCCCTGTCGCTGCCGGCAGAGGTGCCAGCCCGCAGGTGGGcccagcctccctcccctcctgccccggGGCCACGGCGCAGGGGAGGTGCGGGCGGGGCGTCTTACCCAGGATCCCCACGTTATCGTACACCCCGAACAAGGCCCGCTTCTTCGTCCACCGATCTACCGGCTTGCGCTTGGGCGGCTCCTTGATGCGGATGGCCCgggagagccctgccaggggcgAGGACAGCGGCACGGGGAGGCCGGGCCGCACGGGAGCCCAGAGCGCCCCTCTGCAGTCACTAATGCCCCGCTCGGCGAGGGGCAGGGGAGCGGCACGGCCCAGCAGCGCCCGGCCCGCCGCTcgcagcagcagtgctgccgCTGCCATGGGATGACCCCCGGTGCCCGGTGACCCCGGGAAGGGTCGGGACGGGACGGGAAGGGAAGAGCGGCGCTGCCGCCGGGCCGCCCCTTCCGCCGGGGAGCGCAGGGCGCGCGGGTGACGTAGCGCTAACGGTCGGGAGGGCAGGAGAGCCGGCGATTGGGCGAGAGGCCGGCGCTCGGCGCAGCCGCCGGGCGCTGATAGGCCCGTggcgggaaggggcggggcGAGCGTGGTCCGCGCGCGCTGTTTCGAGCGCCCGGGGCCGTGCGGGGCTGTGACGGCCATGGCGGCGGCCCCGGAGTTCCATCTGCCCCTCGCTCCCGCCGACCTGCTGCGGGATGGCGGCCCCGGGCGCTACGtggtgcaggaggtgctgcccGCCCGCGAGCTGCCGCCCGCACTCGCAGGTAAGGTGTCCCCACACCCCCTTCCTCGTtgggcccggcgctgccgccggcTCACGGCCATGCATCCCCCGCCTCTCTCCGTGTTTTGCCGCAGATTTCCGGGCCGCCTTCCGGGCGCGGGGCGCGCTGGCCGTGCTGCAGCACTTCGACTGCGTGTACAGCGTGCTGCAGTGAGTACGGGGCAGGGACGGGCGGAGGGGCGGCCGCTCTTTGCTCACCTCCTTACGCCCTGTGTTTGTCCCGCAGCCACTTCCGAGCCGTGGGCGCGGCTGTCAAGGAGGACGCCCTGGAGCTGATGGTGCGCGGTGGGTACTCGCTGTTTCCGACCGACACGGGACTAACGGAGAGGTTGTTTTCCCTTGGCAGCTCAATGATGATACAAAGGCTAATGTGACTCGACCAGCTGGGCTGCACCCTCAGCCCACTCCTGTCATACGGGTCTGTAATCTTGGTGGACGATGCTGAGCTGTGCATGTTCGCTGTAAGGGCAGACCGACAGAAAATCCTCGTGCCCGTGTCCCTGGAAAATACATCTGTGGGATGTATCAGCTCAGAGTGAGTTTTTCTCTGAGCTGATGGAGGGCAGTGGGGATAGGACAAGACAGCATGCCCAAGGTCTGGGTTGCAGGGGGCAGCCCATGTTACAGCTGGTGAGATGTGAGCACACATCTTTGGTAATCTGATGACTGCTGTAAGCCTTCCCAAGAGAGGATGGCTGAGGGACCTGGCAAGGAGTGCTCATgacttttctgcttctcctcagtGGTGTCCCATCATTCCAATGAACTTCCTGCTATCTTGAGTGACTCTGGGCTGAGCTATGCAGACCGAGCTGCTCACCTGAATGCTCTTAAGATGAACTGCTATTTGCTGACTGGCCTGATGGATGCCTTTGAAATGGAAACCTGCAAGAACAGTTGTTTGGAGGTAGATCCTGGTAGGAAGGTAGGTGAGGGGACTGGGGGAAAGATGATAAGagtcaaaataaaattttaagctTGTTGAACTCTGAAGTATCTATCAGATTTTATATCAGAGTTTATATAAACATGATGCCCGCAAAAGCAGTGCGTAATGTGAagcactgctgcttctctgaaACTGTGCCTGGAAAACAGTCAAAGGGACAATCATATGTCTGAACATCAGCAGGGACTTGGATGCTCAGGCCTTTCTATTTCATTCTTCAGTTTCTGGCTGGAACTTAGTGTCCCAGTATTTTATCAAGATTTCCTTTCTGTGGGTAGAGATGGGGCAGTGGATGCAGGTATAATCCTTAAACCACAAGAGATACTGATGTTGGCCTGAACTGAGAAAGAagaattgggggaaaaaaagccccctGTGATCTCACATATCTCACTGTGTCTTTCTTAATGCAGTAGAATTTAACAGACTTCTTATATTTTGAAGGAAGTAGTGATGGGGTTTTG includes the following:
- the MRPL51 gene encoding 39S ribosomal protein L51, mitochondrial: MAVTAPHGPGRSKQRARTTLAPPLPATGLSAPGGCAERRPLAQSPALLPSRPLALRHPRALRSPAEGAARRQRRSSLPVPSRPFPGSPGTGGHPMAAAALLLRAAGRALLGRAAPLPLAERGISDCRGALWAPVRPGLPVPLSSPLAGLSRAIRIKEPPKRKPVDRWTKKRALFGVYDNVGILGGFQIHPKNLIMGPTWLRGWRGNELQRCIRKKQMVGDRMFVEDYHKLNKRIRYLYKRFNRTGKHR